Genomic window (Equus przewalskii isolate Varuska chromosome 12, EquPr2, whole genome shotgun sequence):
GTTTATGGAGGAAACAAACCCAGAGAACCAAATCTCTGACCCTCGGCTCTGTCtctccaccccccgcccccaccccagatGCGATTCATGCTGCTGTTCAGCCGGCAGGGGAAGCTGCGGCTGCAAAAATGGTACCTGGCCACATCGGACAAGGAGCGAAAGAAGATGGTTCGGGAGCTtatgcaggtggttctggctcgAAAGCCCAAGATGTGCAGCTTCCTGGAGTGGAGGGACCTCAAAGTTGTCTATAAGAGGTGACTCAGACCTGCCTGGATGCTGCTCGAGTGGGGTCTGGCAGTGGGTTCAAATGGCTGAGTGATAAGCGGTCCCCTGGGGCGGGGAGAGCTGGGAGCTAAGGACGTCTGGAGGGCTGTGAACTCCAGCTTCCTGTACTTTCCAAACTCGCCTTGAAAAAACTCTGTTCCCACCTGGTTCTGCTCAAGCCTGACACCCACTTCATGCACATACCTCTGTCCCAAAGGCCCTGTCTTGTCCCTTGTACATGTTCCTTGCTTCGATAGTCATGGATCCTGTGCTGCTTTtcccaacacacacgcacaccctttccatttccttctctgagcaGGTGAATTAGTTGGCTCAGGTTTTTGCTGAGTCAAACCGAACAGGTCAGAGGGCAAGAGGGAAAGCGCTTGCGTCTTTGCCTGTGTTTGGGAGAGGCCCTGAGAGGCAGAGTGAGTTACTGTTTACTATTTGCATGCCCTGGGGCCACCTGGCCTCTGTCCAATAGGGGCCCAGACCCTGAGCTGGGAATGAGGAGAAATGGGAGGTTTGAGCCCAGAAAGCCTGGGTCCTGAAGCAGGCCCAGCAGCCCTCCCAGCTGTCCCTCATGTGCCGCTGTCTTCAGATATGCCAGCCTCTACTTCTGCTGCGCCATCGAGGGCCAAGACAATGAGCTCATCACGCTGGAGCTGATCCATCGATATGTGGAGCTCCTGGACAAATACTTTGGCAGCGTAAGTCTCCCCACCCACCATACTCGGCAATCCCCTCTTTGTCCAAACTCTGGGCCCTTCGAGTCTCTGCCTGGAAGACTCAGGGGAGAGGTGAAGTTGGAGCAATGAGAGCAGTAATTAATCTCCCTCTTTAAGCCTTAAGCCTATTAGCCATGCCCCTTAAtcagccctggggaggagagtggggacCAGAATCTGCCACTCAATCAGTCCATCTAGAACTCAGCTCAGACTTCACAAGAACAGAGGCCGAGTTGACATTTTATCAGTGGTTCCTGACCTTGACTTTGCATTGGAATCTTctggagagttttttaaaaatagcaatgccAGATCCCACCCCCGGAGCTTCTATGTTAACTGATCTGCGATACAGCCGGGGCATTGGCAGTCAGCTCAGATCTTAGCTGAGGATTAGTAATAACTCCATAATTTGTATTCCACTGAGCAATTTACAGagtgttttcaggttcttttgtTCGTTCCTCATTCTGTCCTGTGAGTAGGTGTTGGTATCTCCATTTTTGgacgagaaaactgagactcagagaaattgAATGACGTGTACATCTTGCTGGTTAGTGGTAGAGCCCTGCTTGGAAGTCAGGTCTTTTACCCCATGATCCAAAATCTCCTCATTCTCTGTCCCACAGTGCCTAGGGAGGGAGGCTAGCCCAGCCTCTGGTCGGAACAATGTCACAGATTTGGGGGCTGAAGACAACAGGAGCTACAATCAAGGGTAGATTAGAGCAACTGATATTTCATGATTAAAGAGAAAGAGgctagagaaggaaaaggaaaagctgagcCATGCAGTAATGCCTAGGAGTTGGGAGGACATAGACCTGGGACAAGAGCCTGACGTGGGAGGAGTAGTCATAAGAAGACCGTGTTGCCTTGATGAGAAAAGAGGTGGGGCGGCTGGGGTGCAGGTGGGGCGGGAATGCACCTCGACGCTCAACTGCCTTCCCCGCCTCCGCCCAGGTGTGCGAGCTGGACATCATCTTCAACTTTGAGAAGGCCTACTTCATCCTGGATGAGTTCTTGATGGGGGGTGATGTCCAGGACACCTCCAAGAAGAGTGTGCTGAAGGCTATTGAGCAGGCAGACCTGCTCCAGGAGGTATGGGCCCgggacagggaggaggaagaggacccAGGCAGAGGGTGCCCTCTCTACCCTGGACACCTTGCCTGCCGGCCCCAGCTGCCCCCTTCTTGCCGACAAAGGGGCCCCCCTCCCTGTGTTATCTGGCCCCCATGGCGCCCCGTTGACCAGCTTGCCCTCCAGCCCTGACTGCTCAGGGTGGGAGGTCGGGGTGACCagttctccctccttctcctgagACCCAAGGGATCTCGTCTCCCTTGTCACACATTTCTCTTGGCATCTAGGATTGCCCAGAGAATTGGAGAAGGGGCACCTGACAgataattcttttcttccctggtatcttcccctcttttttttttttttgttaacacACACATACTCAAAAGCCTCTGCTGCCCAGAAGCAAAAGGCTATGGgcatttgggggtggggcagagggcgCCCGGCTGTTCATTCTCCCTGCTTATCTGGTGCCCCCACCCTCGCCCCATTACTGCCTGCCCCCTCTCTGCTGTGCCACTGCTGAGACTTGGTGCAGGAAGATGAGTCACCGGAATCTGCAGTGACGAGCAAGCCGGCCTGAGCTGGCTCTGAGGAGGGGGAGAGATGGGGGACTCATCTCTGCAGTGGGAGAAAGGGCAGGATTGAACTCGCCACCTCACTGGTCCAGCttccccttcacacacacacacacacacactcacactcactcacactcacactctcaCTCACATTCACACTCTCACTCACTCCTGTTCCTGGTGCCCTGCTCAGACCCTAATGACTCACCTTTCTGCTGTTGGGTTCACCTTCCCTCAGGGACCTGATGCCACCCTCTTACTCTCTCCCCCCTTCTGAGAAAAGGACCCAGC
Coding sequences:
- the AP1S1 gene encoding AP-1 complex subunit sigma-1A produces the protein MASASPPPAPPARLAALRLRSTQREGPRGRGGASREREGSRRKDKKGSGAGAYGGRRGTRRAGGCRMMRFMLLFSRQGKLRLQKWYLATSDKERKKMVRELMQVVLARKPKMCSFLEWRDLKVVYKRYASLYFCCAIEGQDNELITLELIHRYVELLDKYFGSVCELDIIFNFEKAYFILDEFLMGGDVQDTSKKSVLKAIEQADLLQEEDESPRSVLEEMGLA